The segment gttttgctTTTCTCATGCAGTTCTGTACTAAAGTCAATTTGCTTTACATTCATGACAGTACTTCAAACTCCTAGTCAATTTGCTTTACATTCATGACAGTACTTCAAACTCCTAGTCAATTTGCTTTACATTCATGACAGTACTTCAAACTCCTTGTCTGCTAAATCTCACCTTGTGATTGTTTAAGGTGTCTCAACTAAGTCATTTGAGCAAGCTTGCACGCGAGAACAATACAGCCAACAAAAGGGTCGAGGCAGACCGCTTGCACACCGTGTTCCTTGCCATGGCAGACACGAGGGCCGTTCTCGTTAAGTTGGCCGATCGTCTGCATAATATGACGACACTAGATGCATTACCATTGACCAAACGACTAAGATTTGCCAAGGAAACTTTGGAAATATTTGTACCATTGGCTAATCGCTTAGGAATATTGAGTTGGAAGGAGCAATTGGAAAACTTATGCTTTAAGCATCTCCATCCGGAAGAGCATAAAGAACTGTCTTCTAAATTTGTGGACTCATTTGATTCAGCAAGAGTAACTTCTGCTATTGAGAAACTAGATGAAGCTCTGAAGATCCATGGGATTTCTTACCATCTCTTATCTGGACGCAATAAGAGCTTATACAGCATATACTTAAAAATGTTGAGGTATGTTCTCTCACTctccatttcaattttcaccTCTAGTCCTTTAGTCCTCATGTAACACTccaagcacaccgctagcagatatcgttctctttgggctttccctttcgagctttctttcaaggtttttaaaacgcgattgttcgggagaggtttccacacccttataaggaattctttgttctcctccctaaaaaaaaacttggtcACCGAAGggtatcaaaaccagacaccagacgatgtatcagcgaggaggctgagccttgaaggggggtggacatgaggtggtgtgctagcaaagACACTAGATCCCGAATGAGGGTAGAttgaggagtcccacattgattggagaagggaacgagtgccagcgaggacgctgggccccaaaggaggtggattgtgagatcccacgttggtttgagaggagaacaattagggtgtggaaacctcaacctagcaaacacgttttaaaaaccttgaaggaaagctcaaagataacaatatctactaacagtggacttGATCATAGGTTCAACTTGAAGTTAATGGGCTTTTTTTCTATTCCATGATCCGATATTTATGAATTCTGAAGTGAACTCTACATAGTCTCACTAAAAGTGTGTACTTTTCATTCTTATCCACAGAAAGAAGTTGACCATGAACGAAATCCACGACATTCACGGCTTACGTCTTATTGTAAAAAACGAAGAAGACTGCCTGAGAGCTTTAAGAATAGTTCACCAGTTATGGTCTGAAGTGCCTGGGCGATGCAAAGATTACATTAGTCGACCCAAGTTTAATGGGTATGTTGTGGCTCAAAATGACATCTTCTCCTGtatcctttatttatttgttctttccatttcttaCTCGACTCGATGATTTGAAGGTATCGATCTCTACACACGGTTGTAGTGTTTGAAGACATGGTGccccttgaagttcaaattagGACAGAAGAGATGCATTTGCAAGCGGAGTTTGGCATTGCCGCTCATTGGAGATATAAGGAGGGTGACAGTGAGTACTCTTCGTTCGTCGTTCAGATGGTCGAATGGGCTCGATGGGTTGTCACGTGGCAGTGTATGGCTATGAGCAAAGATGGATCTTCCGTTGGCAACGCTGATTCCATTAAGCCACACTGCAAATTCCCTTCTCATTCTGAAGGCTGTCCATATTCGTACAAAACCCAATGTGATTTTCAAGATGGACCTGTATTCGTCGTAATGATTGAGAATGACAAGGTTTGTTACTCGTTTTCATGTTATATTAGTTGAACGTTATCGAGTTCGGTTAAGTGATGTCATTGAACAACAGTATTTTACTTACTGCAGATGTCAGTTCAAGAGTTCCCTGCAAATTCGACGATCACAGATTTAATGAAAAGAATTGGGCAAGGAAGCTCGAGATCGACCTCCCATGGCTTTCCCATGAAAGAAGACTTGAGACTAAGGGTTAACCACGAGCGAGTGAATGATCCAAAGTGCAAGCTGAAGATGGGTGATGTGGTTGAGCTAACTCCTGCCATACCCGATAAGTCGTTGATGGAGTGCAGGGAAGAAATCCAGCGAATGTACGACCGCGGGATCACGGTATCGAACCCCCGGTCTGTCCCCAGTTGCTCCTACAACCGTTTGTTTTCTGGAGCTGACCATAACTTAGATTGTCTATGATAAACGTCTTGTGATTATCAAACAACTCTGTATATATAGTGCTCTTTGTACAGAACAACTCAATAGTAACTGAAATTCAACAAAGTTCATAATCAAAATTGAAGCATTCTTGTTTGGAGTTCATTCTTAAACACAGTATTATACAATAGATTGATAACATCCAACAATACCTCCCCCAACTTTGAGTGAATCTATATGAAATTTCAAACACCCTTTTAATTGGGGAAGTAGAGGAAAGCGAAACAAGAAGGGAAAACAGCTATGTTATTTTTGGACGTTTAGACAAAGGGAAAGATACTCTCTGTGGGGTATGTTGTTGAGGTACTTCTGTGCTGGGTTCTTGGGATGGAACTGCGTCGACACCTTCGTCCTCCTCTGTTTCCTCCATGGCTTCAACTTGTCGCTTCCTCGGGATTGCCAGTTGATAGTTGGGACTGAGCAATGTATCTTGATCGGGTGGGAGCGCGATACCAGGCCCGCCTATTGACCTTGGCAATGGAATTTTATTCCGGTTTCTAGCCAACTCTAGAAGAACctaacaaaaaagaaacacatgGTTAAACACTTTTCCTTCAATAGGAGAGAAGATAGCAAAAATCAGTGAATATGATCTAGTATCACTCCCATctaaatgtgagatcctacctcggttggggaggacaacgaaacattctttataaaggtgtggaaacctctccctagcaaacgcgttttaaaaaccttgagaggaacccgaaaggaaaagctcaaagaggataatatctccTAGTGGTAGGATTAGCCCGTTACACTAAATTTCTTTCTTCGAGACTACATTTTCTTTCCCATGCAGATACTTCAAGCTTCCAATGGGACTGTTAAGCAATCTTACCTCTCTTGGAGGAGGTTGAGAGAAGCTGAAATTAACTTTGGACTGGATGGCAAGCTTCACATCATCACAGTCGATAGCAGCCTTGGCTGCATGCTCCGAGTATACTTGCGCATCCGTCAATACGTCAACAACGTAACGATACCACAGCTCAAGAAACTGGTGTATAACTCGGGGTTCATAATCTTCAACTCCCATTGATTTCAGAAGTGTTTTCACAATCTTTGCATCTCTGGGCAGATCCTCGTCTCCCTCAGACATCTCCTTAACGCCCCTGTCACCTGCACAAGAGATTTAAATCATTCTTGCAATCTGCTAAACTGATATTCTATCAAACATAACCAGCTTGTTTTACATTGCACGTTTGATAATTATGAAGTAGAGCATTATTTGAAGAAGGCAATAACAATTATAAGTTCCTAGACTTTCATATGCTTCGTACTTATGTTTTGCTCTTTTCTCTAAACTTGTATAAGAATTGAATTTAAGCAAAAAAATCGTTTGATTGTTTAAGTAACAACGTGAACAAAATAAACAGTTCAGTGATCGAATAGGATTTGATTTCCGGTATGAAAAATTCCAGCAACTTTCAGATACAGCATACTCTAGAGATGAATTCAATGTCTTTCGAAATTGATTTTGCAATCCATAGGCCAATCTTGAAGCTTGAAAATAAACAGAGAACGACAACAAATTGGCTtctcaaacttaaaatttcacACTATTTCCACTTTTCCATCCTAATTTCTCTCAACTTCAAACATCCAAGTGACGCGAGAAAAcgaaatttctaaattatatgcTACGATTTTGTTTCAAGAGTCAGCAAttcaaaatagaaaacatcaaaatcaaaataacaatCAAATAACGAACAAATTCGACCCGTAAAATCAAATGCCCTAAAATCGTCTGAAATCATCCAGAAACAATTGAATGAAAGTGGAAAAAAAGTAGGAACTCGATGGAGGAATCATGAACGGAAAGAAGATAAACAGCAACGTACCCAGTTGAGAAGGTCGAGCTTCGGGCGAGAAATTAGTGTTTTGGTTGTCATatccacctccacctccacctccacctccacctccacctccactTCCACGACTCATCGTCTTGATTCCTCGCCCTaacaattttgtaatttgagTTTCACCCAAAGCTTCAAAGATCGGCTTCCAAGCCCAGACGTCGCTCTTCGTTCTCGTCTCGTCTCGTCTCCTCTCCCCCAAATTAAGCGCATGGAAGTCGTGGTGTCGGATCCGGTGCCCCGAATAATGGCACCCGATTTCCGATGGATTCAAGGCCCAAAATGGATCTAAGGCCTAGAATGTACGgaatagtttttttattaaaaaaaaaaaatatatatatatatatatatatatatatatatatattttttttttttttttttaatttcaatcttaattttttttcacttacgagataattacattttatttggttttatttctattataaTGTGCACATTTGTACATTTTAAGTTAGATTTAGTGGGTAAGAtttgtgttattttttaatttattttctaattttttaaaattaaaaacaaaagtcgTTTTATTACATCTCGATCTCGATCTACTCTAACACTAACAAgtaaagaaattttatttatttcatctcTCTCCGTTCTTTTGGTTGATATTTGATGAGTTATACGTTTTTTTAGCGAAAGAAATGAGAACTAATATTTTCCGCGCAGGTGTGTCCGTACCCCCCTGAGTAGACGAGAAAGAAAGGAGATTTCTCGGAGCAACTGCCAGATTCAGACCCAAGAGTCAACTTTCCCGCAATTTATTAGAGTTTTGGAGAGTTAGGAACCCAAAATTCATCCTTTTCAGAGCATATCTCGATGCTTGTGTACAAGTTCGTCCTTTTCAAAGTTCAAACCAAAATTCACTCTAACCCTTTTCAAGCTTTGAAATATTAGAAACTCAAAATTCTTTCTTTCGAGAGTCTATCTGAGCGTTCGGACCAAACGAGTAACATTACGTTTAGAATATTAGtctttaaacatttttaaggAGTAAAACTTACAAGCCCTCGATTGCCTTTTGAAGGGGAGTTGCTACTCCATCCCAAAAGCACTAAAAAGTTGTACATTCTATGCTTTTCATTACGAGATAAGAAGTTAAAAAATGGGAAGTGAGTTCGAGACTAACACAAGAACACGAATGTACAATCTATTGAACgaactaaaaacaaaagaacatgaTTGTAAGAACTAAGAACACAAGAACACAATTGTACAATCTATAGAACGAACTAAGAACACAAAAACACGGTTGTAAGAACTAAGAACACAAGAACACGATTGTACAATCTATAGAACGAACTAAGAACACAAAAACACGGTTGTAAGAACTAAGAACACAAGAACACAATGGTAAGAACTAAGAACACAAGAACACAAGAACACGATTGTACAATCTAACAATCCCACCTCTTAAATGACAAGATAATGCCTTTGAAGACAAATGTGGGGAACAATTAGTAAGCATTCTTATCAAAGCCCACAGTTCAAAAATCAGCCCAGACCTGGGTACAGCTTACAGATGACACAAAACTAAGAACTGTGTTATTCATAGTCAAATGATTCCTCAACTGTTTCAATGAACCCTTCCAAGACAGGGCAGGCTGCTACTTTATTTTATGCAGAAGAAGCTCAAACTTCTTGGTTTGcagatattattattacagaGAATCTGAGAAACATGGATCTCATTTGAACTACTAAACACCCGAGCCTCAAATTTCAAGCATTTTTCAGTTCACTAGTAAAACTCACCAGGTTTGTCTTTGCTTTGAATGAGAGGGACACCATCTTCTCTCCAAACGATCCGATCGTCGCATAACGCTGCAACTACCTCGACATAAAGACGATGCTCCTCCTTAAGAACTCTAGCTGCCAGATCCTCTGCTGCATCATTTGCAAGCACAGGAACCACTCTTTGAGCAAGAATCTTTCCAGTGTCAAAGTGCTCATCGACTAAATGAATCGTCGGACCGGAAAATCGAGCTCCGGAGGCAATCACTGCCTTGTGCACCTTCATTCCATAATACCCTTTGCCTCCAAAAGCAGGAAGAAGTGATGGGTGTATGTTTATTATAGATTTGGAATAGGCTTGGATCAATTCCAGGGGTATAAGTTTCAAGTATCCAGCAAGAAGAATGAAATCTATCTCAAAACTTCTAAGGGTAGCTACAAGATCAGAAGCAGATAAGCCATGGGGTTCATCTTTTGTTTTGGGAAACAAAATTACTGGAATGTTCTTACTTCTTGCATATTCTGCACCACCACAACCACTTTTGTTAGTAACCACAACACCAATTTCTCCATGAATTGATCCTTCTACAGACGCCTCGTGTATTGACCGAAAGTTGGAGCCTCCACCGGAGACAAAAACAGCAAGTTTCTTCTTCCTAATCACAGTTCTTGAAACATCCCCTTCGAGACTGGCACTCGCAACGATTTCACAGTTCTTTCTACATGCAATAGTCTCCTTGAACCAAACACTACTCGAAGTGGAATGATTGGTTCGGACAAAGGACGAACGAGAAGAATAGGAAGGACACTTCAAAAGGATCGGATGTTTAGGAGATCGAACCAACGGAATGGACAGATTTGGGCAAAACCGAGAGAGAGAACATTGAGCTTCCATTTTAACTAAACCAACACCAAAATCGATTGTTTTTGAAGTATGAACAATCGAAGCAATGTTCACGATTACGCAAAACCGGTGTCCGATTCCATCGGTTTGAGCTTACAGACGTTCATCCATTGTAATAATCGAAACTTGTAAGATGAATAAGGAAGATAGAGAGAATACCTAAGAACAGAAATGGGTGAGAAGATGGGCGAAGAAGAGATGCGGCGGAGGACGGCGCCAGCAGTAAGCGccgtggaggaggaggaggcggcgGCAAGGCGGGATAGAGCTACTGAACTGCTATAAAAGAAGGGAATCAGGCGTGAAAATGGATGGCAAATAAGCCggctataattttaaattcttttttttttcttttcctaattttttaaataaacgcTGTTGGGCTGGGCCGTTGGAATACTGGGCTTAgcccaatatatatatatttatttatttattcattaatttagcaaaaaaaaaaaaaaaaaaaaaaaaaaaaaaaaaaaaaaaaaaaaaaaaaaaaaaaaaaaaaaaaaaaaaNNNNNNNNNNNNNNNNNNNNNNNNNNNNNNNNNNNNNNNNNNNNNNNNNNNNNNNNNNNNNNNNNNNNNNNNNNNNNNNNNNNNNNNNNNNNNNNNNNNNNNNNNNNNNNNNNNNNNNNNNNNNNNNNNNNNNNNNNNNNNNNNNNNNNNNNNNNNNNNNNNNNNNNNNNNNNNNNNNNNNNNNNNNNNNNNNNNNNNNNNNNNNNNNNNNNNNNNNNNNNNNNNNNNNNNNNNNNNNNNNNNNNNNNNNNNNNNNNNNNNNNNNNNNNNNttttttttttttttttttttttatttaaaacgcAACAATAATTAATTCCAGGAAATTTCTAGTAGAACTCTCCGAAACATCATTGATTCCGTTCctaattgtttttataattCGAGAGCAGAGTAAACGGATGAACTATCTGAAGGAAGTTCGacattatttgatttttgtgcgtcggaatttgatttgatatatAAAATTGGTTGATGAACAATTCGCCCTCTACGCTACCAGTTTCCCAATTCTACAGTTTTCTTCCGCGTTGGGGCCTGCGTTGTCACTCGACATTCGCGTTGAAACCACCGCCATAACTGCCGCCGCGGCGTTTCTGCTCTTGCTCGTCGGTTGTACCGGTCGCTGTCTCCACCGCATTTAAGGAGGTAATTGTTTTCACCGCCGCAGAGTCACGGAATTCACTCATGTCCTCATCGGAGCAAGCCCTCGTTTCTCTACTCTCTCAGTTTGCTTTATAGTTTGATGGAGCCGTTTTGGGCGCAGCCCTAGCTTATGCTGCTGTTCGTACCGTCCTCAAACTCACTGCTTCTTGCTCCGCTCTCGATGAGCTCCGTAAAGCTCCTTATGTTAGTGTTTCTGATCTTCGCCATATCATTTCCGATGGAGATTCGGGACAATCCGAGTCCGATCATAAGCTTGTTGTAGTTCGTGGCACCGTGGAGGCCAGGTCGTCTGTGGAAGGTAATTGGAAGAGCGTACAGCCTAATGTATTGATTTCTCAAGAGTCCGGAGATAGAGCGGTGATTATTCAGCGTACTCAAATGGTAACTCCTTCCATATTTCTGTTAGACTCTGCGCTACTGTTCtaagattttgtttcttttgggCTGCCGTTCTTCTCGCGGAGGATAACTGAAAACTGAGCTATGCAGTTTAGAAAATTGCAggattaaaattgatattccTCCGCTTGTTAGTAGTTATACTTGCAGATTGTTGTGACAGTATTCGAATAATTTGATAGCTCCACCAAAATTGCCAATAAAGTCTAACCAATTAATCGACTAACTTGTGTATCTTTTAGGATTTTTCACATTACAAGGTATCTAATCTAGGTTCTCGGTTCAAGAGatggttatgatatgattcTATTCTGGACGAACAATGAAAGAGACGGATAACCGAGTGAAATGGCTGTTCGATTATGTACATAGGTCTTCTGGCGTCGCATTGTGTGTGTAAACATACGATATGGGGATTAAGTATTTGGGAAATCCTGAACTCCTTAACCAACATAACTTCATTATGAATTCAATCTTGGGGAAAACAAATTTCTCTTTACCAGTATTAACTATTGAACCTCATTTGTTCTGCaggtgtttgtttttgtttccctAAGGTTATTCAGTGTGATGGATATGTGTAGATAATATCCAGTTCTATGAACTAAAGCTTTCTTCTTTGTAATATGTGATTGTGTAGTGCATATTCAACGAATGGAAAGGCTTCTTTGGATGGACTTCTGATTTACGTGCAATTTTTGGAAGAACCTTTAGAAAGCAAGAGTCGACATCATTTAGAACGGTAAAGCCTAGTCCTATATCTGTTATTGCTATGATTGATTCACTCTTTTCATTACACTTGCCAACAAAAGATCTTTGTATTAAATACCTCTTCAGTCTGAATGATATGGAACTTTGTGATTCTTTCTGtgaataaagaataaattgaAGTTTTGGGGCCATAAAGTTATGTTCTTTCCTGTGGTTCTCTATTgggtcttctttttttctctcatggCATTTGGAAGTAGGTTTGTAATGCTGCCTCTTGAAAAATGGTTCCAAACAGAGTAGGCTCAAAGACATACCCCATAGTGGAATTTATTGTAGCTAACTTATTGTCTATGAAAACTAAATCTACATGATATGAGATTGATGTGTGGCCGTTTTAATTTGTAAAGTCTTATATGATGctgaaatttgagaaatttttaACAGGTTCCTTTTGTCCTTGTTGATGAGGGCCATTCACCATATTCTGATTTTGTTGTCGTTAACATGGATGGGTCAAGACATCCTTTGCCTCTTACAACTGTGTATCATCAACTACAGCCCGTTTCGGCTACTCCTTATACCTTCCTTCAAGCACTTTTTGGTCATGAGTACCCTGTGAGTTCGGCAATCTTTGTTGAAGTTGAACACCTATTTTTAATGGATTTTAGCAAAAAGTTATTTATCATGTTCTACTTTTGAAGGTTGGGGTGCTTGATGAGGAGAAAATACTTCCATTAGGAAAAAATATCAGTGCTGTTGGCATATGCAGTTTTAAAAATGGAGTTCCTGTGATAAAGTCATGCAAGGATTTTCCCCATTTTTTGTAAGTTTATCCATTTCAAAGTAGATCATAGATgcatatcatttattatttcccTCGACTCGTGGACATAAAATTGATAACAAATGTGTTCTGCCTGCCAGTGGTGAACCCcattgatttgggtttgggGCTCTGGATGGGATTTTTACTAGGTTTTAGGATCGAGCCTCCGAGTAGAAAGCTTTTGTTGTCTGTTGGAGCGTGTATTTGCCGTATGGATCTCAATGCTatctctttctcctctccacacacacacgcacacgcacacgaacagatgtgtatatatataaatacatatagGTTCTCTCATTTCCAGTTGAAGTGTGGAGATTTTTGTTTAGACCTAAACTAGTCAACACGTATTGTCTCGTCAGTGATGCTAGCTAATTGCTAGTCCCTCCTCTCCCCCACACACCCCcaaagtttaataaataaaacactgaaaaattaaaataaaaatatgattcaaTTGATTTTGCTTTATGTAATAAACTGAAGCCGTGCTTTGATGTGTGACATGTAGTGTTATTTCATCTTTGTTGAATACTGGGAATAGCATCTAATTGGTGACAAACATTATTCCTGTTTGTCCTTCGAGATAATATTCATTggaataatgaaaattatgatgatgtactCTTCTTTGCAGATGTGAAATGACCAAGGATCAGATGATTTTAGATCTAgtcttcaaaacaaaatttctgTTCTGGAGTAGTGTTGTACTTGGTTCGCTGTCGGTTGGCGTTCTTGGTTATTCTGTTGTGAggtattttttactttcttaatttcttcttttattttattttgcgAGATATCTTGGTGTTGAGGATTCTCTTCAGAAACTGTGCTCGATATCTTGgtttgatattttcttttgcgAGATATTTTGCGAGATTTTACGAGACATCTTAACATCAACATCCATTCTCTTCTTCAGAAACTGGAATAGATGGAAACAATGGAGGCAACAGAGACGGTTACAGGATTCAGGGAATGATTCCACCATGTCACAACTGGATTCAAACGACATTCCGATTTATGGTGATTTTGGAACTGCATCAGACAACGAGGAAGCAGCCGATCCAGAGGACGAGGTATCATCAAACGTTCCAGATGGACAGTTGTGCGTGATTTGTCTCATGAGAAGAAAGCGATCTGCTTTCATTCCGTGTGGTCATTTTGTTTGCTGCGAACGTTGTGCCATGTCAGTTGAACGCGATTCAGCTCCCAAATGCCCCGTCTGCCGCCAGCAGATCCGTAGTTCTGTGCGGATTTACGATTCATGAGGAGAAACAAACGATCTGTTCAGGTTCTAACCACGACACATCTCATTCATCTGGATAGCCCTTTTTTGCTGATACTGTTTGAGATTTCATGTCTGTGCCAGTCATTCCCGTAGGCAGCAGATCTGGAGTTTGTCTTTCCATATCTATTGTAACAATTTATCCACGTAGTCGGTATTTTGATCACAGAGTTCGTTAAGAGTTTCTAAAGCCAGATTTGAAGTGATATCTCTTGTAAATACCAGATAGTATACTCTTTTACATTGTAACTTGGTGATATATGAGATGAAAAGAAACTTCAATATTGGCTTTGTTATCATTGTTCTTTCCTCTCCTCTTTTATGATTTgttgttttaaaacttaacTAGTAGAAGTTGTTTGATTGGATGATTAAGACAAAGAGATTAGAGTtttgaattgtgagatcccacgttggttgggaggagaacgaagtattctttataagggtctagaaacctctccctagcatacgcgttttaaaaacattggggaggagaatgaaacattccttgtaagggtgtggaaaccggggaggagaatgaaacattctgtaagggtgtggaaacctcccccgggagaataaaacattcattataagggtgtgggtGGAAATCTCCCCcgggagaataaaacattcattataagggtgtgggtggaaacctcccctcgagaataaaacattccttataagggtgtggaaaaacattggggaggagaatgaaacaaacatttcttataagacaaacattccttataagggtgtgggtggaaacctccctagagaataaaacattccttataaaggtgtggaaaaacattggggaggagaatgaaacattccttgtaagggtgtggaaacctctccctggagaatgaaacattccttgtaagggtgtgaaaacctctccctggagaatgaaacattccttataagggtgtggaaacctctccctaacatacgcgttttaaaaatctggaAAGAAAGCTcgaaggaaaagtctaaagatgacaatattttctaGAGGTGGGCTTGCAAATCTTTCCACCT is part of the Cucurbita pepo subsp. pepo cultivar mu-cu-16 chromosome LG12, ASM280686v2, whole genome shotgun sequence genome and harbors:
- the LOC111806750 gene encoding transcription initiation factor TFIID subunit 9, producing MSEGDEDLPRDAKIVKTLLKSMGVEDYEPRVIHQFLELWYRYVVDVLTDAQVYSEHAAKAAIDCDDVKLAIQSKVNFSFSQPPPREVLLELARNRNKIPLPRSIGGPGIALPPDQDTLLSPNYQLAIPRKRQVEAMEETEEDEGVDAVPSQEPSTEVPQQHTPQRVSFPLSKRPKIT
- the LOC111806751 gene encoding phosphoribosylglycinamide formyltransferase, chloroplastic, whose amino-acid sequence is MEAQCSLSRFCPNLSIPLVRSPKHPILLKCPSYSSRSSFVRTNHSTSSSVWFKETIACRKNCEIVASASLEGDVSRTVIRKKKLAVFVSGGGSNFRSIHEASVEGSIHGEIGVVVTNKSGCGGAEYARSKNIPVILFPKTKDEPHGLSASDLVATLRSFEIDFILLAGYLKLIPLELIQAYSKSIINIHPSLLPAFGGKGYYGMKVHKAVIASGARFSGPTIHLVDEHFDTGKILAQRVVPVLANDAAEDLAARVLKEEHRLYVEVVAALCDDRIVWREDGVPLIQSKDKPGEFY
- the LOC111807651 gene encoding LOW QUALITY PROTEIN: E3 ubiquitin-protein ligase SPL2 (The sequence of the model RefSeq protein was modified relative to this genomic sequence to represent the inferred CDS: substituted 1 base at 1 genomic stop codon), whose amino-acid sequence is MSSSEQALVSLLSQFALXFDGAVLGAALAYAAVRTVLKLTASCSALDELRKAPYVSVSDLRHIISDGDSGQSESDHKLVVVRGTVEARSSVEGNWKSVQPNVLISQESGDRAVIIQRTQMCIFNEWKGFFGWTSDLRAIFGRTFRKQESTSFRTVPFVLVDEGHSPYSDFVVVNMDGSRHPLPLTTVYHQLQPVSATPYTFLQALFGHEYPVGVLDEEKILPLGKNISAVGICSFKNGVPVIKSCKDFPHFLCEMTKDQMILDLVFKTKFLFWSSVVLGSLSVGVLGYSVVRNWNRWKQWRQQRRLQDSGNDSTMSQLDSNDIPIYGDFGTASDNEEAADPEDEVSSNVPDGQLCVICLMRRKRSAFIPCGHFVCCERCAMSVERDSAPKCPVCRQQIRSSVRIYDS